From the Lolium rigidum isolate FL_2022 chromosome 2, APGP_CSIRO_Lrig_0.1, whole genome shotgun sequence genome, one window contains:
- the LOC124690398 gene encoding mRNA export factor GLE1-like translates to MNNKHMKNKHGNDKHKKLKLEGNAFIKRNKGKRNKSAKSSMLFNLNMMGHHALKVKIIAAIMMIDLMMLDNFVTLLIYNNRLFDSVSYYALASCSAEVLDKHLSMVQSDHEQKSQILERRIKDDAAVEEAKRREQSMKDEKIKQERTRQEAEARQKAAAKLAAEAQKAAYEAAKKEAAEKEAAKSRAEVVSTSGQNSQNSIEIKSELPGIKVYANSSALKAESRGRALHDQVPSNIYLSKDYSRYDRQIGKSISKLMPTTDSVKARASELIKALDGQECPRPIACRLFADKMISIVKSRNPKDKTFGNLAFACGYVMLLVTNQVPDAMDYLLAEFHKVCMYTVPKHLHALNAQARNTDYFRLIGYQEEDGKLQSTEAYLVNVAAYVKLYAAMIQTEIKGVRHPHGLAEGWKWLAMFLNSLPAITATACALHAFLKTAGFALHKKYGSQFMKILDVISRQFMPALKEQGSKVQAEAISNLQNYLDDKKYLEEPEGQYLAQQLLSKGYM, encoded by the exons atgaacaacaagcacATGAAGAACAAGCACGGCAACGACAAacacaagaagctcaagctagaaGGCAACGCCTTCATAAAGAGGAACAAAGGCAAGCGCAACAAGAGCGCCAAGTCATCAATGTTGTTCAACCTCAACATGATGGGGCACCACGCCCTCAAGGTCAAGATAATCGCCGCCATCATGATGATCGACCTCATG ATGTTGGACAACTTTGTAACACTTCTAATCTATAATAATCGTTTGTTTGACTCAGTATCATATTATGCCCTTGCTTCTTGCAGTGCAGAAGTACTGGATAAACACTTGTCTATGGTCCAAAGTGATCATGAACAGAAATCCCAGATATTGGAACGGAGAATAAAAGATGATGCAGCTGTTGAAGAAGCTAAAAGACGGGAGCAATCAATGAAGGATGAAAAAATAAAGCAGGAAAGGACCCGGCAAGAAGCAGAG GCCAGGCAGAAGGCAGCTGCAAAATTAGCAGCTGAAGCACAAAAAGCAGCATATGAGGCTGCTAAAAAGGAAGCTGCAGAAAAGGAAGCTGCTAAATCGAGGGCAGAAGTAGTTTCCACATCTGGCCAAAATTCTCAGAACAGTATTGAAATCAAATCAGAATTACCAG GGATCAAAGTCTATGCCAATAGTTCTGCATTAAAAGCGGAATCGCGGGGGCGTGCATTACATGACCAAGTGCCATCAAACATTTACCTCAGCAAG GATTACAGCCGATATGACCGACAAATTGGAAAGTCTATTAGTAAACTTATGCCTACTACAGACAGTGTCAA AGCCAGGGCTAGTGAACTTATTAAAGCTTTAGATGGACAAGAATGCCCTCGCCCAATTGCTTGTCGTTTATTCGCAGACAAG ATGATTTCAATAGTGAAGAGTCGAAATCCAAAGGACAAAACCTTTGGAAATTTGGCCTTTGCGTGTGGATATGTCATGCTGCTAGTCACTAACCAG GTACCAGATGCAATGGATTATCTCCTAGCCGAGTTCCACAAAGTTTGCATGTACACAGTTCCCAAGCATCTGCATGCTTTGAAT GCACAAGCACGGAACACAGATTACTTTAGGCTTATTGGCTACCAGGAGGAAGATGGAAAACTTCAGAGCACTGAGGCATATTTGGTAAATGTTGCTGCATACGTCAAGCTTTATGCTGCCATGATTCAG ACAGAAATCAAGGGTGTGCGGCATCCACATGGCTTAGCTGAGGGATGGAAATGGCTTGCAATGTTCCTCAATTCTCTCCCAGCCATCACAGCCACTGCTTGTGCCCTTCATGCTTTCCTCAAG ACGGCTGGGTTTGCGCTTCACAAGAAATATGGATCCCAATTCATGAAAATTCTGGATGTCATATCACGGCAGTTCATGCCAGCTTTGAAAGAACAAGGCTCGAAAGTTCAGGCAGAGGCTATCAGTAATCTACAAAATTATCTGGATGACAAAAAATATCTagaggagccagaagggcagtacCTTGCCCAGCAGCTGCTATCAAAAGGGTACATGTGA